One Spea bombifrons isolate aSpeBom1 chromosome 1, aSpeBom1.2.pri, whole genome shotgun sequence DNA window includes the following coding sequences:
- the SSH1 gene encoding protein phosphatase Slingshot homolog 1, giving the protein MALVTLQRSPTPSAGSSASTSEEFGNDEDRKANVSLSDSFFMVKGAALFLQQGNSFQGQKSLLHLHKNAGDLPQHLQMMINLLRCEDRIKLAVRLESSWSDRVRYMVVVYTNGRQDTEENILLGVDFTSKESKNCTIGMVLHLWSDTTIRLDGDGGFSVNTAGRTHVFKPVSVQAMWSALQILHKACEVSRRHNYFPGGLALVWATFYESCISSGQSCINEWNTMQDLESTRPDSPILFMEKPNEGEKTELVIKATLRSIMMIKDLENVTCKEIRNEVEKKLSCNLKEYKEYIDNEMLLILGQMDKASLIFDYLYLGSEWNASNIEELRSAGIGYILNVTREIDNFFPGLFAYHNIRVYDEETTDLLSHWNEAYHFINKAKKNHSKCLVHCKMGVSRSASTVIAYAMKEYGWSMEKAYSYVKQKRSVARPNSGFLRQLSEYEGILDASKQRHNKLWRQHVESGLPPNEFDLFPDTFQPVNLDGELNCRLNEDDMGPKILTDSRYFRHLTQSHELIQPSNVLLEVDELERDVLLEEVPYCTAEANEKDQQWKGGELLPENSDLKDREVRKKLVFENTMKPKNLEDDFKATENRRQEQVASVSTEAHNEDVGTNKENTNSSSKRTCPTDSEDDAIFGILSKVKPPYPSCADCMYPSKEEPQMLNPKQAEDSPTICSQPALLQHMTSAVLDRMQRRPWGKELTSSCPAHMQKGSTGFHVKATDKHFSDSDKPLVGAAPSESCTNQRSASKNDLKEASDSKYFIFSKEFEKTTMHSYLMQHQESIIQLQKAGLVRKHTKELERLKSESSCAKESSSEKTDFVASAQSKDVEAQQEMDMGGCGRKPSIEKADDLSILDGMFQKTSTPCLFKMDLISSYTKDFLKTICYTPTSSSLSSNLTRSSSSDSIHSVRGKPGLVKQRTQEIETRMRLAGLTLSSPLKRSHSLAKLGSLNFSSDDLSCDMDSFQKSECKNAKLVDSPVFTDTLSSSATIESPSKLMETVATP; this is encoded by the exons ATGGCCCTAGTGACCCTGCAGCGGTCCCCGACCCCCAGCGCTGGCTCCTCAGCTAGCACGAGTGAG GAGTTTGGCAATGATGAAGATCGTAAAGCGAATGTGAG CTTGAGTGACAGTTTTTTCATGGTGAAGGGAGCTGCCCTCTTTTTGCAGCAAGGGAACAGCTTCCAGGGGCAAAAGAGTCTTCTTCACTTGCACAAGAATGCTG gtGATCTACCCCAGCATCTCCAGATGATGATCAATCTCCTCCGATGTGAAGATCGTATTAAACTG GCTGTTCGCTTGGAGAGTAGTTGGTCTGACCGCGTGCGTTACATGGTGGTTGTGTACACTAATGGACGTCAGGACACAGAGGAAAACATTTTACTAGGGGTGGATTTTACTAGCAAAGAAAG CAAAAACTGCACAATCGGAATGGTTCTGCATTTGTGGAGTGACACCACTATCCGACTGGATGGAGATGG GGGATTTAGTGTCAACACTGCAGGGAGAACCCATGTATTCAAGCCGGTGTCTGTTCAGGCCATGTG GTCAGCTCTTCAGATTTTGCACAAAGCCTGTGAGGTTTCCCGGCGCCACAATTATTTTCCAGGAGGGCTTGCTCTTGTGTGGGCCACGTTCTATGAGAGCTGCATCAGCTCTGGTCAGAGCTGCATCAATGAGTGGAATACCATGCAGGACTTGGAGTCCACAAGACCAGACTCGCCTATCCTCTTCATGGAAAA GCCAAATGAAGGGGAGAAAACTGAATTGGTTATCAAGGCAACACTTCGGAGCATCATGATGATCAAAGATTTGGAGAATGTGACTTGCAAAGAG ATCCGCAATGAGGTGGAAAAGAAGTTGAGCTGTAATCTGAAGGAGTATAAGGAATATATAGACAATGAAATGCTACTGATCCTTGGTCAAATGGATAaagcctctctcatctttgatTATTTGTATCTG GGTTCTGAATGGAATGCATCAAACATTGAGGAGCTGCGCAGTGCAGG GATTGGCTACATTCTAAATGTGACCAGGGAAATAGACAATTTCTTCCCTGGCCTTTTTGCCTACCACAATATCCGCGTGTATGACGAGGAGACCACAGACTTGTTGTCCCACTGGAATGAGGCGTACCATTTCATCAATAAGGCAAA GAAGAACCATTCCAAGTGTCTGGTTCACTGCAAAATGGGGGTTAGTCGCTCTGCTTCCACCGTCATTGCATATGCCATGAAAGAGTATGGCTGGTCTATGGAGAAGGCATACAGCTACGTAAAGCAGAAGCGCAGTGTGGCTAGGCCAAATTCAGGGTTCCTGCGCCAGCTGTCCGAGTATGAGGGAATCTTGGATGCGAG TAAACAAAGGCACAACAAATTGTGGAGACAACATGTGGAAAGCGGACTACCACCAAATGAGTTTgacttatttcctgacacatTTCAACCAGTTAACTTAGATGGCGAGTTGAACTGCAGACTAAATGAGGATGATATGGGCCCTAAGATTCTAACGGACAGCAGGTATTTTAGGCATCTGACCCAGTCTCATGAATTAATTCAGCCATCAAATGTACTTCTGGAAGTGGATGAACTAGAGCGAGATGTCCTCTTGGAAGAGGTTCCTTACTGTACTGCTGAAGCCAACGAAAAGGACCAACAGTGGAAGGGAGGCGAGCTGTTGCCAGAAAATTCCGACTTGAAAGACAGAGAAGTGAGGAAGAAATTGGTTTTTGAAAACACCATGAAGCCTAAAAATCTTGAAGATGATTTCAAGGCCACAGAAAACCGGAGACAAGAACAAGTGGCTTCTGTCTCTACAGAGGCTCACAATGAGGATGTAGGCACtaacaaagaaaacacaaacagTAGTAGCAAGAGAACCTGCCCTACGGACAGTGAG GATGATGCCATTTTTGGAATCCTTAGCAAGGTGAAGCCTCCATACCCATCATGTGCAGACTGTATGTACCCGTCAAAAGAGGAGCCACAGATGTTGAATCCTAAGCAAGCAGAAGATTCTCCAACTATCTGCAGTCAGCCTGCATTATTACAGCACATGACTTCGGCTGTTTTGGACAGAATGCAGAGGCGCCCATGGGGCAAAGAGCTCACGTCGTCATGCCCTGCACATATGCAAAAAGGTTCCACTGGTTTTCATGTAAAAGCCACCGACAAGCATTTCAGTGACTCTGATAAGCCACTTGTTGGAGCTGCACCATCGGAGTCATGTACCAATCAACGTTCTGCATCTAAGAATGATCTGAAAGAGGCGAGCGACtctaaatactttatttttagtaaAGAATTTGAAAAAACGACAATGCACAGCTACTTAATGCAACATCAAGAATCCATTATTCAACTTCAAAAAGCTGGCTTGGTCAGAAAGCATACCAAAGAACTGGAACGTCTCAAGAGTGAAAGCTCATGTGCCAAAGAAAGTTCTTCAGAAAAGACAGATTTTGTTGCATCAGCTCAAAGCAAAGATGTAGAGGCTCAACAAGAGATGGATATGGGAGGTTGTGGTCGAAAGCCTAGCATAGAAAAAGCAGACGATCTTAGCATTTTAGATGGGATGTTTCAGAAGACCTCTACTCCATGCCTTTTCAAGATGGATCTCATCAGCAGTTACACAAAAGACTTCCTGAAAACCATATGCTACACACCAACCTCATCCTCACTCAGCTCTAATCTCACTCGTAGCTCAAGTAGTGACAGCATCCATAGTGTCCGTGGCAAGCCGGGGCTGGTAAAACAGAGGACTCAAGAAATTGAAACAAGAATGCGTCTGGCTGGTCTCACGCTTTCTTCCCCGCTTAAGAGGTCTCATTCTCTTGCTAAACTGGGAAGTCTCAATTTTTCTAGTGATGACTTATCATGTGACATGGACAGCTTTCAGAAATCTGAGTGCAAGAATGCCAAGTTAGTAGACAGCCCAGTCTTTACGGACACGCTGTCCTCATCAGCGACGATAGAATCTCCTTCCAAACTCATGGAGACTGTAGCTACACCGTAG